A genomic window from Neoarius graeffei isolate fNeoGra1 chromosome 5, fNeoGra1.pri, whole genome shotgun sequence includes:
- the mboat7 gene encoding lysophospholipid acyltransferase 7, with amino-acid sequence MSTDELVYLGILAASIPVGVLFRYLTPPVKQGAALSLGLLITITTCGIHTLHSLCTVLGTWLIIRVNWRKAPSLCLGWTFLYLLFFRMFTWSRHLPFANAIQLLLTLKMVSLAYEVQSYHLEKKKEVSSFSKSPVIGQLSHEPSLYDIISYSYCYIGIMTGPFFRYQTYVDWLEQTDPLLLPCKAPCLSRLKMVPVYGTLFVGVNFLFPLSYVRTADFLEHNFFFRFFYMVAVFFVFRMRFYSAWCGAEAGCITAGLGCYPQGAESKPGGGPTVQYSPEPGTLVEYDFRTIQNIDCYNTDFCVKVRHGMRYWNMTVQWWLHQYIYSSAPFKAYALRAGWTMLVSAYWHGLHVGYYLSFLTIPVCIAAELAMESCVRTRLGAEGQKLFDWVHWFLKMRAYDYMCMGFVLLTASDTLRYWSSIYFLIHAVALVCIVAGKLMGGRKKDKDTTTKEEAKK; translated from the exons ATGTCTACAGATGAGCTGGTGTATCTCGGGATCCTCGCCGCGTCCATACCCGTGGGGGTCCTGTTCCGCTATCTCA CTCCTCCAGTGAAGCAGGGGGCAGCACTGAGTTTGGGTCTCCTCATCACCATTACCACATGCGGGATACACACTTTACACTCGCTGTGCACCGTGCTGGGAACGTGGCTGATTATACGAGTCAACTGGAG GAAAGCTCCATCCCTTTGTCTCGGCTGGACGTTCCTTTATCTTTTATTCTTTCGTATGTTCACGTGGTCCAGACATCTTCCGTTTGCGAACGCCATCCAGCTCCTCCTCACCCTGAAG ATGGTCAGTTTGGCGTATGAGGTTCAGAGCTATCACTTGGAGAAGAAAAAGGAAGTGAGCTCGTTTTCCAAGTCGCCTGTGATTGGCCAGCTGTCTCATGAGCCCTCCCTCTATGACATCATCTCCTACAGCTACTGCTATATTGGGATCATGACAG gGCCGTTCTTCCGTTACCAGACGTACGTGGACTGGCTTGAACAGACCGATCCTCTCTTGCTGCCATGTAAAGCGCCGTGCCTGAGCAGGTTAAAGATGGTTCCTGTTTATGGCACTCTCTTCGTGGGTGTGAACTTCCTGTTCCCGTTGTCCTACGTTCGCACTGCCGACTTCCTGGAACACAACTTCTTCTTCAG GTTTTTCTACATGGTGGCGGTCTTCTTCGTGTTCCGCATGAGGTTCTACTCGGCGTGGTGCGGCGCCGAGGCCGGCTGCATCACCGCAGGACTCGGGTGTTACCCGCAGGGGGCAGAGTCCAAACCAGGAGGAGGACCTACAGTACAGTACAG ccctGAGCCTGGTACTCTGGTTGAGTATGACTTCAGAACCATCCAGAACATCGACTGCTACAACACGGACTTCTGTGTGAAAGTGCGACACGGCATGCGCTACTGGAACATGACGGTGCAGTGGTGGCTTCATCAGTACATCTACAGCAGCGCACCGTTTAAAGCCTACGCcctgag ggcGGGCTGGACGATGCTGGTGAGCGCCTATTGGCACGGTCTGCATGTGGGTTATTATCTGTCCTTCCTCACCATCCCGGTGTGTATCGCCGCAGAGTTAGCAATGGAGTCGTGTGTGCGCACGCGTCTCGGCGCTGAGGGACAGAAGCTGTTCGACTGGGTGCACTGGTTCCTGAAGATGCGTGCGTACGACTACATGTGCATGGGCTTCGTCCTGCTGACGGCCAGCGACACACTGCGCTACTGGAGCTCCATTTACTTCCTGATCCACGCCGTGGCGCTCGTCTGCATCGTTGCCGGAAAACTGATGGGTGGAAGGAAGAAGGACAAGGACACGACGACGAAGGAGGAAGCCAAGAAGTGA